One window of the Leptotrichia massiliensis genome contains the following:
- a CDS encoding PEP/pyruvate-binding domain-containing protein, giving the protein MKYIYNIDKLKNHNENTVFEEKIGKKAQNLLELAANGFNVPHFSVITNRYFKEIILKEIEKHNQEAGNNDEIKDWNAVFSGNTERKIENIIRIIKNHKIREEFEKEIENVLNEESYYAVRSSSIEEDSSNFSFAGQFETYLYIKKENIMEKVKEVWISSFSSHVMKYRKEGKINNEINVPAVIIQEMVNSEKAGVGFSVNPVNGHYDEIVISGTYGLGTSIVDGDENGDLFIYNKKTKEIKKEIRTKKIRQVLDFENKKVKIEEINIEDEVLNDSEVQELGENIINIEKYYGKPQDMEWAFEKGKLYILQSRPVTTLEKSNEKTSNTIIWDNSNIVESYPEITLPLTFSFIRKAYSDVYKRFSEITGVPPKVVESYQVVYDNMLGLLKGRVYYNLINWYKLLMLFPNSRNNSKFMEQMMGVKKELSEEDIKENLLEAEEKMSSWEKFRNRIEKLKAGGTLFLNMFLIENKAKKFYKLIDENLNGKNSSLEEKSVKDLKKYYKFLENKFLKNWEIPIINDFLVMVWFGLSKKVAEKYIKENFEEVHNILIAQEGNDMISVEPSKYIMKMSSIIKKDKNLQNEIKGITAEAATDINIENLTRNKEFNSLLEEYMQKFGDRTVHELKLEALTLREDPLFLIRMIYSISMTKESGEHSKRNISEEQKKIYENFRISPLKKFILKKTVSYAKKFIRLRENLRYERTKVFGMVRKIMKKMGIYLKEENIIVHERDVFYLTIDEIFGLIDGALIDTDLKKLIDLRKEKYKGYEEGAVLPDRFLTRGFLGENFHYEDLTGNEQGDKNILKGTGCSKGVVKGKVKIVLNPMNTEVEDGDIVVTKSTDPSWVMVFPLLKGLIVEKGSLLSHSAIISREMNIPAIVGVQGATTALKTGDFVQFDGSTGIIKKLEEI; this is encoded by the coding sequence ATGAAATATATTTATAATATTGATAAATTAAAAAATCATAATGAAAATACAGTATTTGAGGAAAAAATTGGTAAAAAGGCTCAAAATTTGCTTGAACTTGCTGCCAATGGATTTAATGTCCCGCATTTTTCAGTCATTACTAACAGATATTTTAAGGAAATTATACTAAAAGAAATTGAAAAACATAACCAAGAAGCAGGAAATAATGATGAAATTAAGGATTGGAATGCTGTATTTAGCGGAAATACCGAAAGAAAAATTGAAAATATAATTAGAATTATAAAAAATCATAAAATTAGGGAAGAATTTGAAAAAGAAATTGAAAATGTACTAAATGAAGAAAGTTACTATGCTGTAAGATCTTCATCAATAGAAGAAGACAGCAGCAATTTTTCATTTGCAGGTCAGTTTGAAACATATCTATATATAAAAAAAGAAAATATAATGGAAAAAGTGAAGGAAGTATGGATTTCTTCCTTTTCCTCGCATGTTATGAAATATAGAAAAGAAGGAAAAATAAACAATGAAATAAATGTTCCGGCAGTAATAATTCAGGAAATGGTAAATTCTGAAAAGGCCGGAGTCGGATTCAGCGTAAATCCCGTAAATGGACATTATGATGAAATAGTAATTTCAGGAACTTATGGGCTGGGAACAAGTATAGTTGATGGAGATGAAAATGGAGATCTGTTTATATATAATAAAAAAACGAAGGAAATTAAAAAGGAAATAAGAACAAAAAAAATAAGGCAGGTTTTAGATTTTGAAAATAAGAAAGTAAAGATAGAAGAAATAAATATTGAAGATGAAGTGTTAAACGACAGTGAAGTACAGGAGCTTGGAGAAAATATTATAAATATTGAAAAATATTATGGAAAACCTCAGGATATGGAATGGGCATTTGAAAAGGGGAAACTTTATATATTGCAGTCAAGACCTGTAACTACATTAGAAAAATCAAATGAAAAAACATCAAATACAATAATATGGGACAACAGTAATATTGTAGAAAGCTATCCTGAAATTACACTTCCGCTTACCTTCAGCTTTATAAGAAAAGCCTACTCTGATGTATATAAAAGATTCTCGGAAATTACGGGAGTACCTCCGAAGGTTGTTGAAAGCTATCAGGTTGTATATGACAATATGCTTGGATTACTGAAGGGAAGAGTTTACTATAATCTGATAAACTGGTACAAACTTCTCATGCTGTTTCCTAATTCACGTAATAATAGCAAATTTATGGAGCAGATGATGGGAGTGAAAAAGGAACTGTCTGAAGAAGATATAAAGGAAAATCTTCTGGAAGCGGAAGAAAAAATGTCTTCGTGGGAAAAATTCAGAAACAGGATTGAAAAGCTGAAGGCAGGAGGGACATTGTTTTTAAATATGTTTTTGATTGAGAACAAGGCTAAAAAGTTTTATAAGCTCATAGATGAAAATCTTAATGGAAAAAATAGCAGTCTGGAGGAAAAAAGCGTAAAGGACTTAAAAAAATATTACAAGTTTCTTGAAAATAAATTTTTAAAAAACTGGGAAATACCTATTATAAATGATTTTCTTGTAATGGTTTGGTTCGGTCTTTCAAAAAAAGTAGCAGAAAAATATATAAAGGAAAATTTTGAAGAAGTACATAATATTCTTATTGCTCAGGAAGGAAATGACATGATAAGTGTCGAGCCTTCAAAATATATTATGAAAATGAGCAGTATAATAAAAAAGGATAAGAATTTACAGAATGAAATAAAAGGGATAACTGCAGAAGCTGCAACAGATATTAATATTGAAAATTTAACTAGGAATAAAGAATTTAACTCATTACTGGAAGAATATATGCAAAAATTTGGAGACAGGACGGTACATGAGCTGAAGCTTGAAGCATTGACATTGAGGGAAGATCCGTTATTTCTGATCAGGATGATATATTCGATTTCGATGACAAAGGAATCAGGTGAACACAGTAAAAGGAACATTTCGGAGGAACAGAAAAAGATATATGAAAACTTCAGAATCAGTCCGTTGAAAAAATTTATACTGAAAAAAACAGTATCCTATGCAAAAAAGTTTATTCGATTAAGGGAAAACCTGCGATATGAAAGGACAAAGGTTTTTGGCATGGTCAGAAAAATTATGAAAAAAATGGGAATTTATCTGAAGGAAGAAAATATAATAGTTCATGAAAGGGATGTATTTTATCTGACAATAGATGAAATTTTTGGACTGATAGACGGTGCACTAATTGATACAGACTTAAAAAAGCTGATAGACTTAAGAAAAGAAAAGTATAAGGGATATGAAGAAGGAGCTGTCCTTCCTGACAGATTTTTAACGAGAGGATTTTTAGGGGAAAACTTCCATTATGAAGATTTGACAGGAAATGAACAGGGAGATAAAAATATTCTTAAGGGAACAGGATGCAGCAAGGGAGTAGTCAAGGGAAAGGTAAAAATTGTACTAAATCCTATGAATACTGAAGTTGAAGATGGAGATATTGTCGTTACAAAATCTACGGATCCGAGCTGGGTTATGGTTTTTCCTTTATTAAAGGGGCTTATAGTGGAAAAGGGAAGCCTTTTATCTCACAGTGCAATTATTTCACGTGAAATGAATATACCTGCCATAGTTGGAGTACAGGGAGCAACAACTGCTTTAAAAACGGGAGATTTTGTACAGTTTGATGGAAGTACGGGAATAATAAAAAAATTGGAGGAAATATAA
- a CDS encoding UbiA family prenyltransferase codes for MNESNINSKKSIIQNIKNFKIYLNERFPLGKNSFFTLIFTLSGYIYTGLLYNSKIITPILSKEVNRVPLLWDKEIDKVPMIWYKLLPLFIIIFMFFFQLRITDEFKDYEEDLKYRSYRPVQRGIISLKALGKIGLATIIIQIILAHVINPKLIYFMLLVWIYMFLMAKEFFIKKWLTKRILIYALSHVVIMVFITLFIVEATQYIVPKNIFDVFILQRYRHNIDFALIPLFALNYLNGIVLEIGRKTRRADEEEHGVQTYSKLWGRKKAVVVLSLLFVIEYFLVILGLAHTYEKYFFFGGLTLLIILIVSIHFMVKFLKKDLSGKIVETVSGLWIIFSSMCMGLLPHLFFSLIK; via the coding sequence ATGAACGAAAGTAATATAAATTCAAAAAAATCAATAATCCAAAATATAAAAAACTTCAAAATATATCTAAATGAGCGATTCCCATTAGGAAAAAACTCTTTTTTCACATTAATTTTTACTTTGTCAGGATATATTTACACAGGATTACTATATAATTCAAAAATTATAACACCAATTTTGTCAAAAGAAGTCAATAGAGTGCCACTGCTCTGGGATAAAGAAATTGATAAAGTACCAATGATCTGGTATAAATTACTTCCCTTATTTATCATAATATTCATGTTTTTCTTTCAGCTGAGAATTACAGATGAATTTAAGGATTATGAAGAAGATTTAAAATATAGGTCTTACAGACCTGTTCAAAGAGGAATAATTTCCTTAAAAGCATTGGGAAAAATTGGACTTGCAACTATTATAATACAAATAATTCTCGCACACGTTATAAATCCTAAACTAATTTATTTCATGCTATTGGTGTGGATTTATATGTTTTTAATGGCAAAAGAATTTTTTATAAAAAAATGGCTTACAAAAAGAATTTTGATTTATGCTCTCTCCCACGTTGTAATAATGGTATTCATTACTCTTTTTATTGTAGAAGCTACACAATACATTGTACCAAAAAATATTTTTGACGTTTTTATATTACAACGGTATAGACATAATATTGATTTTGCATTAATTCCTCTTTTTGCATTAAATTATTTAAATGGAATCGTACTGGAAATAGGAAGAAAAACGAGAAGAGCTGATGAAGAGGAACATGGAGTGCAAACATATAGCAAACTTTGGGGAAGAAAAAAGGCTGTGGTTGTTTTAAGCCTACTTTTTGTTATTGAATATTTTCTTGTTATTCTTGGGCTTGCCCATACTTATGAAAAATATTTTTTCTTTGGTGGATTAACATTGCTTATAATATTGATAGTTTCGATACATTTTATGGTAAAATTTTTGAAAAAGGATTTATCAGGAAAAATTGTAGAAACTGTGTCGGGATTATGGATTATTTTTTCAAGTATGTGCATGGGGCTTCTTCCTCATCTTTTCTTTAGTTTGATAAAATAA
- a CDS encoding GNAT family N-acetyltransferase, with amino-acid sequence MKIKRYIITENNQINKNYLEKYIMENNISQNEIPKIQIERPSEIIVFYNENEETAGSLNLWHNRPNYNEKATSYIGNVNILEKYRKNETEIFNQIFENLKKDGIETIIGPLNGTTWNTYRYVTDRGNHAPFLLEPFNEDYYVKLFEKIGFKPLTYYISTIMENMNPVQRAHLSKKIEKLKKFDYYKDITVKSAKNEDLMPVLNKVYDLTIEAFKNNFLYSELDREIFLKMYMNYEDKIVKKFFKMLYLKDELIGYVFGIPDYAELQYKEKIETMILKTIAISPRYNGKGMGYILIDELVKEAERSGYKNVIYALMHEKNISKNIGSLLGDELRRYALFIKEL; translated from the coding sequence ATGAAAATCAAACGATACATAATAACAGAAAATAACCAAATAAATAAAAACTATTTAGAAAAATATATTATGGAAAATAACATTTCACAAAATGAAATTCCAAAAATACAAATAGAACGTCCATCTGAAATTATTGTTTTTTATAATGAGAATGAAGAAACAGCTGGAAGTCTTAATTTATGGCACAATCGTCCCAATTACAATGAAAAGGCAACATCATATATTGGCAATGTAAATATTTTGGAAAAATATCGAAAAAATGAAACAGAAATATTTAATCAAATTTTTGAAAATCTTAAAAAAGATGGTATAGAAACAATAATAGGCCCTTTAAATGGAACTACTTGGAATACATATCGGTATGTTACGGACAGGGGAAATCATGCTCCGTTTTTGTTGGAGCCTTTTAATGAAGACTATTATGTGAAACTCTTTGAAAAAATTGGTTTTAAGCCACTTACCTACTATATTTCAACAATAATGGAAAATATGAATCCTGTTCAAAGGGCGCATTTATCTAAAAAAATTGAAAAGTTGAAAAAATTTGACTACTATAAAGATATAACAGTAAAATCTGCGAAAAATGAAGATTTAATGCCTGTGCTGAATAAAGTTTACGACTTGACAATTGAGGCATTTAAAAATAATTTTCTGTATTCTGAATTGGATAGAGAAATATTTTTGAAAATGTATATGAACTATGAAGATAAAATTGTAAAAAAATTCTTTAAAATGCTTTATTTAAAAGACGAATTAATCGGCTACGTATTTGGAATACCTGATTATGCCGAACTTCAATACAAGGAGAAAATAGAAACTATGATTCTTAAAACGATTGCAATTTCTCCTAGATATAATGGAAAAGGCATGGGGTATATTCTGATAGATGAACTTGTGAAGGAAGCGGAACGTTCAGGCTATAAAAATGTGATTTATGCCTTGATGCATGAAAAAAATATATCAAAAAATATCGGCTCACTTTTAGGAGATGAGTTAAGAAGATATGCCCTGTTTATAAAGGAACTTTAA
- a CDS encoding DUF3419 family protein, translating into MKSEVKENRVDFSLIRYSQCWEDTEVLLESLNIQENDICFGILSAGDNVFSMLAENPKKVVALDISFPQIALAKLKKEVFNSLSYEEMLEFMGVMKSDKRIEIYDRIKENLDKEVKEYWDFNKEAIEKGIIHTGKFEKFFKIFREKILPFVHSKKRVEKLLEKKSRQERTEYYDKHWYNFRWKLMFKLFFSKYIVGKLGRDKEFFRYAEKNISEEMKERSRYALCELNPYENPYIKYILTGNYRKDCLPYFLRKENFDKIRKNLHKVEIFQSSVEEYLDQIDFKINKFNLSDIFEYMSAENYSKLMRKIYDNAENNALLAYWNLIVERNSEKLDYKKTDSEIAVTGKETNVNGKKYERMKELDRKLHEKDMTFFYTDFVVEKVIKNGNY; encoded by the coding sequence GTGAAAAGTGAAGTAAAAGAAAACAGGGTTGATTTTTCTTTGATAAGGTATTCCCAATGCTGGGAAGATACAGAGGTTTTGCTCGAAAGTCTTAATATACAGGAAAATGATATATGCTTTGGGATACTGTCTGCGGGAGATAATGTGTTTTCCATGCTTGCAGAAAATCCAAAGAAAGTGGTGGCACTTGATATAAGTTTTCCTCAGATAGCACTTGCAAAACTGAAAAAGGAAGTTTTTAACAGCCTGTCCTATGAAGAAATGCTTGAGTTCATGGGAGTAATGAAATCTGATAAAAGAATTGAAATATATGACAGGATAAAAGAAAATCTTGATAAAGAAGTGAAGGAATACTGGGATTTTAATAAGGAGGCAATAGAAAAAGGAATAATACATACCGGAAAATTTGAAAAGTTTTTTAAGATTTTCAGGGAAAAAATACTTCCTTTTGTGCATAGTAAAAAACGTGTAGAAAAGCTTCTTGAAAAGAAATCCAGACAGGAAAGAACGGAATATTATGATAAGCACTGGTATAATTTTAGGTGGAAACTGATGTTTAAGCTGTTCTTTTCAAAATATATAGTTGGGAAACTGGGAAGGGATAAGGAATTTTTCAGATATGCAGAAAAAAATATCTCTGAAGAAATGAAGGAAAGAAGCAGATATGCCCTCTGTGAACTGAATCCATATGAAAATCCTTATATTAAATATATTCTGACGGGAAATTACCGTAAGGACTGTCTTCCTTATTTTCTGAGAAAGGAAAATTTTGATAAAATCAGAAAAAATCTTCATAAGGTGGAAATTTTCCAAAGTTCTGTTGAAGAATATCTGGATCAGATTGATTTTAAAATAAATAAATTTAATTTAAGTGACATATTTGAGTATATGTCAGCTGAAAATTACAGTAAATTAATGAGAAAAATTTATGACAATGCTGAAAACAATGCCTTACTGGCATACTGGAACCTAATAGTTGAAAGAAATTCAGAAAAACTAGATTATAAAAAGACGGATAGCGAAATAGCAGTTACTGGAAAAGAAACAAATGTAAATGGGAAAAAATATGAAAGAATGAAGGAGCTGGATAGGAAGCTTCATGAAAAGGATATGACATTTTTCTATACAGATTTTGTAGTGGAAAAGGTGATAAAAAATGGAAATTATTAA
- a CDS encoding diacylglycerol/polyprenol kinase family protein: protein MEIIKMIFVLATFILFFLLLNKLEKNEKLNSEFIRKILHIGSGIGGLTLPFIFERKSSVVILGIVFLILLVSIRIVKNKVTGFKKVLETKNRKTLGDIYFIMSILGLWLVSSDNKVMYALPLIILMLSDAFAALIGEFYSKYKFNTGFGTKSIEGSVTFFLTTYFICINFFLFFSDIGSINIVLVSLLLSILTMILEVISWNGLDNLFVPLFVYLFLRLNLYLTAQELMYKFWVIMILLIIIILNRKKTTLTRVAQTASLFFLYIVMIIGGIKWLIPPLIMYLGYYHFTPKVKGQVKDSLKGLLAIAFTTAMWLAMSIILDKNKMYLIYIFTFSLHFGIINLIRDNAGNVKRETFRMNFLMGSIGKAFAFFIINYLALSRILDFKMLIGIIIFIFGGIFTYETSMKIFYIIEKEKELSGETKVFIASGTVFICSILLLGIGML from the coding sequence ATGGAAATTATTAAAATGATATTTGTTCTGGCGACTTTTATACTCTTTTTCCTTCTGCTTAACAAGCTTGAAAAAAATGAAAAACTTAATTCGGAATTTATAAGGAAGATTCTGCATATAGGCTCAGGAATTGGTGGGCTGACACTTCCTTTTATCTTTGAAAGAAAAAGCTCGGTTGTAATACTTGGGATAGTATTTCTTATACTACTTGTTTCTATACGAATTGTAAAAAATAAAGTGACAGGATTTAAAAAAGTACTGGAAACAAAAAACAGGAAGACTTTAGGGGATATATACTTTATTATGAGTATTTTGGGATTATGGCTTGTTTCAAGTGATAATAAGGTAATGTATGCCCTTCCGCTTATAATTCTTATGCTTTCTGATGCCTTTGCGGCTCTTATAGGGGAATTTTACAGCAAGTATAAATTTAATACGGGATTTGGAACAAAGTCGATAGAAGGCTCGGTAACATTCTTTCTGACAACATACTTCATATGTATAAACTTCTTTTTGTTTTTCAGTGATATCGGGAGTATAAACATTGTACTTGTTTCTCTTCTATTAAGTATCCTTACAATGATTCTTGAAGTTATTTCATGGAATGGTCTGGATAATCTTTTTGTGCCGCTTTTTGTGTATCTATTTCTAAGATTAAATTTATATTTGACAGCACAGGAGCTGATGTATAAATTTTGGGTAATAATGATACTTCTTATAATTATAATATTGAATAGAAAAAAGACTACGCTTACAAGGGTTGCACAAACTGCAAGTTTATTTTTTCTTTACATCGTAATGATAATTGGAGGAATAAAATGGCTTATTCCGCCACTAATAATGTATCTTGGCTATTATCATTTCACTCCAAAGGTAAAAGGGCAAGTAAAAGATTCTCTTAAAGGACTTTTGGCAATAGCATTTACTACAGCAATGTGGCTTGCTATGAGCATCATACTTGATAAAAATAAAATGTATCTTATTTATATATTTACCTTTTCGCTGCATTTTGGAATTATAAATTTAATAAGAGATAACGCTGGAAATGTAAAACGGGAAACATTTAGAATGAATTTTCTGATGGGAAGCATTGGAAAGGCATTTGCTTTCTTTATAATAAATTATCTTGCCTTGTCAAGAATTTTGGATTTTAAAATGCTAATTGGAATAATAATTTTTATATTTGGCGGCATATTTACTTATGAAACAAGCATGAAGATTTTTTATATTATTGAAAAGGAAAAGGAGCTTAGCGGAGAAACAAAAGTATTTATAGCTTCTGGAACAGTTTTTATCTGTTCTATACTGCTATTAGGAATTGGAATGCTATAA
- a CDS encoding methionine ABC transporter permease — MIDTELLIAIKDTFIMVLIPTICAVFLGIPLGAVVFLTDKGGIRENKFINIPCNIYINVVRSFPFLIFVVILIPLTRLIFGTAFGLFPASFPICFVAVALYARFTEQSFYDVNSGIIDAALSMKASVFQIVWYFLLVEARSSLVLGLTSAIISFISYSTVMGVVGGGGIGDYAMRYGYNEYNYALVYRVVTIMIVIVFSIQIIGNRISKNLDKKRRIY; from the coding sequence ATGATAGATACTGAATTATTAATTGCAATAAAGGACACTTTTATAATGGTTCTCATTCCTACAATATGTGCAGTATTTTTGGGAATCCCTTTAGGAGCCGTGGTATTTTTGACTGATAAAGGTGGCATTAGGGAAAATAAGTTTATAAATATTCCATGCAACATTTATATAAATGTAGTCAGAAGTTTCCCATTTTTAATATTTGTAGTCATATTAATACCTCTCACACGATTAATTTTTGGTACTGCTTTTGGACTGTTTCCTGCAAGTTTTCCAATTTGCTTTGTAGCTGTGGCACTGTATGCGAGATTTACAGAACAGTCCTTTTATGATGTGAATAGCGGGATAATTGATGCAGCTTTGTCAATGAAGGCAAGTGTATTTCAGATTGTGTGGTATTTTTTGCTTGTTGAAGCGAGAAGCAGCCTTGTACTTGGTTTAACTTCGGCAATTATCAGCTTTATCTCATACTCTACTGTAATGGGAGTTGTTGGTGGAGGCGGAATTGGCGACTATGCAATGCGATATGGATACAACGAATACAACTATGCCCTTGTATATAGGGTTGTGACAATAATGATAGTCATTGTATTTTCAATACAGATTATTGGAAACAGAATATCAAAAAATTTAGATAAGAAAAGGAGAATTTACTAA
- a CDS encoding AMP-binding protein, which translates to MTIIDKIKDLRKQYPDNTALFDLKTGNKITFTQIDTKSDEICSYLTQKGFKKGNKIVVFVPIGIEFYLILTAIFKMGLQAVFIDPYAGIEHINKCCEMISPDGIIGSGKTLLKGFFLMGIRKIGKKINYIKMMEHSEKLSIYEKNKNQKKIQNEKIDGNTPALISFTSGSTGFPKIIMRTHEFLLGQHNILEKNLKFEKETAVYSSFPIFLLSHMATGTTTFIPDLNWRKPVESDFGNIVKQITENNIQNIILPPAIFENIVKFCKDEKIMLENVQKVYTGGAPVFYSLMKNIKEVFANAKIIALYGASEAEPISVLNFEDITEENIENMKNGDGLLAGKIVNEIELKIEELEKTPEKNKILKNNNIEDFSALKGEILVKGENVVNGYLNVEKKPNEKWHRTGDMGYINKKGQLILLGRVKGRIQLGEKIYYPFTVETAFSFCKNLKKSVLTSKNNKLYLFAERNPEFKGNLSEDSEIKELKEKFEIFKIIETEIPMDKRHNSKTDYKKLEEIVEKI; encoded by the coding sequence ATGACAATAATTGACAAAATTAAAGATTTGAGAAAACAATATCCAGACAATACAGCATTATTTGATTTAAAAACAGGAAATAAGATTACTTTTACCCAAATTGATACAAAATCAGATGAAATTTGCAGTTACTTGACACAAAAAGGATTTAAAAAAGGAAATAAAATCGTTGTTTTTGTCCCCATTGGCATAGAATTTTATCTTATTCTGACTGCAATATTTAAAATGGGACTGCAGGCTGTGTTTATTGATCCGTATGCTGGTATTGAGCATATAAATAAATGCTGTGAAATGATTTCTCCTGACGGAATAATTGGAAGCGGAAAAACACTTTTAAAAGGATTCTTTTTGATGGGAATCAGAAAAATTGGCAAAAAAATTAATTATATTAAAATGATGGAACATTCTGAAAAACTTTCGATATATGAAAAAAATAAAAATCAGAAAAAAATTCAAAACGAAAAAATTGACGGAAATACACCTGCTCTTATCAGTTTTACAAGCGGGAGTACAGGATTTCCAAAAATTATTATGAGAACGCATGAATTTTTACTTGGACAGCACAATATACTTGAAAAAAATCTAAAATTTGAAAAAGAAACAGCTGTTTATTCTTCATTCCCGATATTTCTTCTTTCACATATGGCAACAGGAACAACTACCTTTATTCCTGACTTGAACTGGCGAAAACCTGTCGAGTCAGATTTTGGGAACATTGTTAAGCAAATAACAGAAAATAATATACAAAACATCATCTTGCCTCCTGCAATATTTGAAAACATCGTGAAATTTTGCAAAGATGAAAAAATAATGCTTGAAAATGTCCAAAAAGTATATACTGGTGGAGCACCTGTCTTTTACAGCCTTATGAAAAATATTAAAGAAGTTTTCGCAAATGCTAAAATTATAGCCTTGTATGGAGCATCAGAGGCTGAACCCATATCAGTATTAAATTTTGAAGACATAACAGAAGAAAATATTGAAAATATGAAAAATGGCGATGGGCTTCTCGCTGGAAAAATTGTTAATGAAATAGAACTTAAAATAGAAGAATTAGAAAAAACGCCTGAAAAAAATAAAATCCTAAAAAATAACAACATTGAAGATTTTTCAGCATTAAAAGGTGAAATACTTGTAAAAGGTGAAAATGTAGTAAACGGATATTTAAATGTTGAGAAAAAACCAAATGAAAAATGGCATAGAACAGGAGATATGGGATATATTAACAAAAAAGGCCAACTTATACTGCTAGGAAGAGTTAAAGGGCGAATACAGCTTGGGGAAAAAATTTATTATCCTTTTACTGTAGAAACTGCCTTTTCATTTTGTAAAAACTTAAAAAAATCAGTCCTTACTTCCAAGAATAATAAATTATATCTCTTTGCCGAAAGAAACCCTGAATTTAAAGGAAATTTATCTGAGGATAGTGAAATTAAAGAACTAAAAGAAAAATTTGAAATATTTAAAATAATTGAAACTGAAATTCCTATGGACAAAAGACATAACAGCAAGACAGACTATAAAAAACTTGAAGAGATCGTTGAAAAAATTTAA
- a CDS encoding MetQ/NlpA family ABC transporter substrate-binding protein: MSKKLLISLAVICVLVLAFVGINLKKDNVIRIAAAGYPMDEIVKIAAEDLKKEGYDVKVTVLTDYVTANVGLNAKDFDANFHQHEPFMQVFNKKNNGKLVKVKGIYDVYVGFYSKKYKNKAEIPNGAKVAIPNDVTNQDRALRILANEGLIELKPKDGLYNLNDVINTKKNFKFMAVPIPSLVQAYQEADLAFNWPSHMLKIGVHVKDALFIEKNTNGKYAVSLVAREDNKDSKKIQDLTKAMTSEKVKKFIEEKYAGQGFPVF; this comes from the coding sequence ATGTCAAAAAAATTATTAATTTCATTAGCTGTAATATGTGTGCTAGTTTTAGCATTTGTTGGAATAAATTTAAAAAAGGATAATGTAATCAGAATTGCTGCGGCTGGATATCCGATGGATGAAATTGTGAAAATAGCGGCTGAAGACTTGAAAAAGGAAGGTTATGATGTAAAAGTTACTGTATTAACAGATTATGTTACTGCAAATGTTGGTTTAAATGCTAAAGACTTTGATGCAAACTTTCATCAGCACGAGCCGTTTATGCAAGTTTTTAATAAGAAAAATAACGGAAAACTTGTAAAAGTTAAAGGAATTTATGATGTTTATGTAGGCTTTTATTCAAAAAAATACAAAAATAAGGCAGAAATTCCAAATGGGGCAAAAGTTGCCATTCCAAATGATGTGACAAATCAGGATAGAGCCTTGAGAATACTTGCAAATGAAGGTTTAATTGAATTGAAGCCAAAAGATGGACTTTATAATTTGAATGATGTTATTAATACAAAGAAAAATTTCAAATTTATGGCAGTTCCTATTCCATCACTAGTGCAAGCATACCAAGAAGCTGACTTAGCATTTAACTGGCCATCACATATGCTAAAAATTGGAGTTCACGTAAAAGATGCCTTATTCATTGAAAAAAATACAAATGGTAAATACGCTGTAAGTCTTGTAGCACGGGAAGATAATAAAGACAGTAAAAAAATACAAGATTTGACAAAAGCTATGACTTCTGAAAAAGTTAAAAAATTTATTGAAGAAAAATATGCTGGACAAGGATTCCCTGTGTTTTAA